One genomic segment of Candidatus Hinthialibacter antarcticus includes these proteins:
- a CDS encoding GNAT family protein, translated as MSVNCFDPQPIVISNERVRLEPLQLEHASGLYEAGRHEDLWRYLPCEMQEHVDETRTWINDALSEQEKGTQLPFTIFGAATDQVIGSTRYLDIRREDRNVEIGWTWLTPGVHGSAVNPECKLLLMQHAFETLGAVRVQLKCDERNLRSQRAMEKLGFVREGVLRRTRICWDGHIRNTVYYSVLDDEWPRVKQTIQSFILK; from the coding sequence ATGAGCGTGAACTGTTTTGATCCACAGCCGATTGTAATCTCGAACGAGCGCGTACGTTTGGAACCGCTCCAACTTGAACACGCGAGCGGACTTTACGAAGCCGGGCGGCATGAAGACCTGTGGCGTTATCTGCCGTGTGAAATGCAAGAGCATGTTGATGAAACCCGCACTTGGATCAATGACGCGTTAAGCGAGCAAGAGAAGGGGACGCAACTTCCCTTTACGATTTTTGGCGCCGCAACAGACCAGGTGATTGGTTCCACTCGCTATCTGGATATCCGCCGTGAAGACCGCAATGTGGAAATCGGCTGGACATGGTTAACGCCGGGCGTGCATGGCAGCGCGGTGAACCCTGAATGTAAGTTGTTGCTCATGCAACACGCCTTTGAGACGCTGGGCGCGGTGCGGGTGCAGTTGAAATGCGACGAGCGCAATCTTCGTTCGCAACGCGCAATGGAAAAACTCGGCTTCGTTCGTGAAGGCGTGTTGCGCCGTACGCGCATTTGCTGGGACGGTCATATTCGCAACACGGTTTATTACAGCGTCCTCGATGACGAATGGCCGCGCGTAAAACAAACGATCCAGTCGTTTATCTTAAAGTAA
- a CDS encoding sugar ABC transporter ATP-binding protein: MNHDRPFLQMNSICKRYPGVRALHNVSLNVRAGEAHALIGENGAGKSTLMKILAGAEHANSGEILIEGEPTVMDTPLRAREAGVSIIYQEFNLIPHLNAAENIFLGREPTRFGFVSFREEHRRAQALFDRLGVDVPLNVPVLDLSVAQQQMIEIAKALAFDCRLIAMDEPSAALTPQETAKLFELVATLKAQGVGVIYISHRLEEIFQICERITVLRDGEFVGTWPVSELDRDAVIEKMVGRKLEDEFPKEVFSTGKEILRVEELSRGRVQDVSFSINQGEIVALTGLMGAGRTEVARMIFGADKHEAGRIFLDNREVCFRTPREAIDQGVCLLTEDRKAQGLILGMKIRENATLPKLKEFCRFGLLSRQMEHEAAHRKLKDLQIKAPSVETEARALSGGNQQKVVLAKWLLANSRLFIFDEPTRGVDVGAKREIYLLMNDLLRRGAGILMISSELPEVLGMADRIIVLCEGRIEGELSRQDASQEGIMQLATRRTASVTA, from the coding sequence GTGAATCACGATCGTCCATTTTTACAAATGAATTCGATTTGCAAACGATACCCCGGCGTACGCGCATTGCATAACGTGTCGTTGAACGTCCGCGCGGGAGAAGCCCACGCGCTGATTGGCGAAAACGGGGCCGGCAAATCAACGCTGATGAAAATTCTGGCCGGCGCCGAACACGCCAATTCAGGTGAGATTTTGATCGAAGGCGAACCGACGGTGATGGACACGCCGCTCCGGGCGCGCGAAGCGGGCGTTTCGATTATTTATCAGGAATTTAATCTCATCCCTCATTTAAATGCTGCGGAAAATATCTTTTTAGGCCGCGAGCCGACGCGGTTTGGCTTCGTCTCTTTTCGTGAAGAACACCGCCGCGCTCAAGCGCTGTTTGATCGGCTTGGCGTTGACGTTCCGCTGAATGTCCCCGTGTTGGATTTGTCAGTCGCGCAACAGCAGATGATTGAAATCGCCAAAGCGCTGGCCTTTGATTGCCGCTTGATCGCGATGGATGAACCCTCCGCCGCGTTGACCCCGCAAGAGACGGCGAAGTTATTTGAACTCGTCGCAACCTTGAAGGCGCAGGGCGTCGGCGTGATTTACATTTCACATCGGCTCGAAGAAATTTTTCAAATCTGCGAACGCATCACCGTCTTGCGCGATGGAGAATTCGTCGGGACTTGGCCGGTCAGCGAATTAGACCGCGACGCCGTTATCGAAAAAATGGTGGGGCGCAAATTGGAAGATGAATTCCCCAAAGAAGTTTTTTCAACCGGCAAAGAAATATTGCGCGTCGAAGAACTCTCGCGCGGACGAGTGCAAGACGTTTCATTCTCTATAAACCAAGGCGAGATCGTTGCGCTGACTGGATTGATGGGGGCGGGCCGGACGGAAGTTGCGCGGATGATTTTCGGCGCCGATAAACATGAGGCGGGGCGAATTTTTTTAGACAATCGTGAAGTCTGCTTTCGAACCCCGCGTGAGGCAATCGACCAGGGCGTGTGTTTGCTGACAGAAGACCGCAAAGCGCAGGGCCTCATTCTTGGGATGAAAATTCGCGAGAACGCGACCTTGCCAAAATTGAAAGAGTTTTGCCGTTTTGGTTTGCTGAGCCGCCAAATGGAGCATGAGGCCGCGCATAGAAAACTGAAAGACCTGCAAATCAAAGCGCCTTCGGTTGAAACTGAAGCGCGGGCGTTGTCTGGCGGCAACCAACAAAAAGTGGTCTTGGCCAAATGGCTGCTGGCGAATTCCCGTTTGTTTATCTTTGACGAACCCACGCGCGGGGTGGATGTCGGCGCCAAACGGGAAATCTATTTGCTGATGAATGATTTGCTGCGTCGCGGTGCGGGCATCTTGATGATTTCGTCGGAACTGCCGGAAGTGCTGGGCATGGCGGACCGAATCATTGTGTTATGCGAAGGTCGGATCGAAGGGGAACTCTCGCGGCAAGACGCTTCACAGGAAGGCATCATGCAACTGGCGACGCGAAGAACGGCGTCAGTGACGGCTTAG
- a CDS encoding prepilin-type N-terminal cleavage/methylation domain-containing protein, with amino-acid sequence MKKGFTLIELLIVVAIIGILAAIAVPNFLNAQIKAKVARTQSDMRSVATSIETFRLDKGVLLLDFWDDDNDWAKDRWRDNFGGVGPQPPYTTFEQPFYPLTSPVAYMSSVPQDPFIARSEDVGFGANEMGRSYIYFDNDPQGGAENFGIDLYKAANAHQYNLNPLKRGEFALISIGPDGFIGVNDQGALRGLPYDASNGVISSGDVVRR; translated from the coding sequence ACATTAATTGAGTTGCTTATTGTTGTAGCCATTATCGGAATCTTAGCTGCGATTGCAGTTCCAAATTTTTTGAATGCTCAGATTAAAGCCAAAGTCGCGCGTACGCAATCCGACATGCGCTCCGTCGCAACCTCCATCGAAACCTTTCGGTTAGACAAAGGCGTCTTATTGCTGGATTTTTGGGATGATGACAACGATTGGGCGAAAGACCGCTGGAGAGACAATTTTGGCGGCGTCGGTCCCCAGCCTCCATATACAACATTCGAACAACCGTTTTACCCACTCACGTCTCCAGTTGCGTACATGAGTTCGGTTCCTCAAGATCCGTTCATCGCCCGTTCAGAAGACGTTGGGTTTGGCGCGAATGAAATGGGGCGCAGTTACATTTATTTCGATAACGACCCTCAAGGCGGCGCGGAAAACTTTGGAATCGATTTATATAAAGCGGCAAATGCCCACCAATATAACTTGAATCCTCTGAAACGCGGTGAATTTGCACTCATCAGCATCGGCCCGGATGGCTTCATCGGCGTCAACGATCAGGGTGCGTTGCGGGGTTTGCCCTATGACGCTTCCAATGGCGTAATCAGTTCTGGAGATGTTGTACGTCGATAA
- a CDS encoding type II secretion system protein has protein sequence MTRPNAFTLIELLIVVAIIGILAAIAVPNFLNAQVRAKIGRVLSDMRSINTAIQMYSTDHGREILDTVELPDYSGTAWDVWERLTTPVSYISGSAFIDPFIPETNPVSTGAAGEAVRAGTYQYHNIKIWREDNLGGMGTLADQTARYYVRSAGPDRWYINHPMRLMNWMAFDTSNGLSSIGDIILSDKGILGQSFSGNDGPSDYI, from the coding sequence ATGACTCGCCCGAACGCCTTTACCTTGATTGAGTTGTTGATCGTTGTTGCGATCATTGGCATTCTCGCCGCCATCGCCGTCCCCAACTTTTTGAATGCGCAAGTCCGAGCAAAAATTGGTCGCGTTTTAAGTGATATGCGCAGCATCAATACGGCGATTCAGATGTATTCAACCGATCACGGGCGTGAAATTCTTGACACGGTTGAGTTGCCTGACTATAGCGGAACCGCTTGGGACGTCTGGGAACGGCTGACAACTCCTGTTAGTTATATTTCAGGCAGCGCGTTTATCGATCCGTTTATTCCTGAAACCAACCCTGTAAGCACTGGCGCCGCTGGCGAAGCAGTCAGGGCAGGCACTTACCAATATCACAACATCAAAATTTGGCGGGAAGATAATCTTGGCGGAATGGGGACATTAGCAGACCAGACTGCACGGTATTATGTGCGCAGCGCAGGGCCCGACCGCTGGTACATCAATCACCCGATGCGGTTAATGAATTGGATGGCGTTCGATACCTCAAACGGTTTAAGCAGCATCGGCGATATCATCTTAAGCGACAAAGGCATCCTGGGACAATCATTTTCTGGCAACGATGGCCCATCGGACTACATCTAA
- the guaA gene encoding glutamine-hydrolyzing GMP synthase → MQHDAIVILDFGSQYSHLIARRVRELGVYCELHPCTASIEEIRSKNPKGIILSGGPYSVYEKDSPHADKAVWEMGIPILGICYGLQEMSLSFGGEVAAGEKREYGHADLVIEQAEPLFQGLPDSIQVWMSHGDKVLRLPDGFRDIAKTPNSEHAAVADPSRNYFGIQFHPEVSHTPMGKQILENFVCGVCACNRDWSMGSFLEETVERIRNMVGPNETVIGAVSGGVDSTVAAVLMHKAIGERFHAILVDNGVMRLNETEQVMKRLRDEMGINLHLVDASDLFLSKLYGVTDPETKRKIIGNTFIEVFEVEAKKIGGVNFLLQGTLYPDVIESISFKGPSATIKTHHNVGGLLENMELKLIEPLRELFKDEVRELGLKLGIDKHSVWRHPFPGPGLAIRILGEITEERLRILKQADDIYIKELKDADLYYDIGQGFAVLLPVRSVGVMGDSRTYEQVIALRAVQTKDYMTADWFDIPTEVLKRISNRIINEVRGVNRVVYDISSKPPGTIEWE, encoded by the coding sequence GAGTTGGGCGTGTATTGCGAACTGCATCCCTGCACCGCTTCAATCGAAGAGATTCGCAGCAAAAATCCGAAGGGCATCATATTGTCGGGCGGGCCTTACTCGGTCTATGAAAAAGACTCCCCGCACGCAGATAAAGCCGTTTGGGAGATGGGTATCCCTATCCTCGGCATTTGCTATGGTTTACAAGAGATGTCGCTTTCGTTTGGCGGCGAAGTTGCGGCAGGCGAAAAGCGCGAATATGGACACGCTGACTTGGTGATAGAACAGGCCGAGCCCCTCTTCCAAGGGCTGCCGGATTCTATCCAAGTCTGGATGAGCCACGGCGACAAGGTGTTGCGCTTGCCGGACGGTTTTCGCGACATCGCTAAGACGCCCAACTCAGAACACGCAGCCGTCGCCGATCCCAGCCGCAATTATTTCGGCATCCAGTTTCACCCCGAAGTCAGCCACACGCCGATGGGTAAACAGATATTAGAGAACTTTGTCTGCGGCGTCTGCGCATGTAACCGCGACTGGAGCATGGGCTCGTTTCTCGAAGAAACCGTCGAGCGCATCCGTAACATGGTCGGGCCAAATGAAACCGTCATCGGTGCAGTCAGCGGCGGCGTCGATTCAACCGTCGCGGCGGTGTTGATGCACAAAGCCATCGGCGAGCGCTTCCACGCCATCCTGGTCGACAACGGCGTTATGCGTCTCAATGAAACCGAGCAAGTGATGAAACGCCTGCGTGACGAAATGGGGATCAATCTTCACCTGGTCGACGCAAGCGACCTCTTTCTCAGTAAACTCTACGGCGTCACCGACCCGGAAACCAAACGCAAAATCATTGGCAACACGTTTATCGAAGTTTTTGAAGTTGAAGCCAAAAAGATTGGCGGCGTGAACTTTCTGCTGCAAGGGACGCTCTATCCTGACGTGATTGAGTCGATCTCATTCAAAGGGCCATCGGCGACTATCAAAACTCACCACAACGTCGGCGGGCTGCTCGAAAACATGGAACTCAAACTGATCGAGCCGCTGCGCGAGTTGTTCAAAGATGAAGTGCGCGAACTTGGACTCAAACTTGGAATCGACAAGCACAGCGTCTGGCGCCATCCCTTTCCTGGGCCGGGTCTAGCGATCCGTATTCTGGGCGAGATCACCGAAGAACGGCTGCGCATCCTCAAGCAGGCGGACGATATCTATATCAAAGAGTTAAAAGACGCCGATTTATATTACGACATCGGGCAGGGCTTTGCGGTGTTGCTGCCGGTTCGCTCCGTGGGCGTGATGGGTGACAGCCGCACGTACGAGCAAGTCATCGCGCTGCGCGCCGTGCAAACCAAGGACTACATGACTGCCGATTGGTTCGATATCCCCACCGAGGTACTGAAGCGAATTTCCAACCGCATCATCAACGAGGTGCGCGGCGTCAACCGCGTGGTCTACGACATCTCCTCCAAACCCCCGGGCACCATCGAATGGGAATAA